A window of Acidimicrobiales bacterium contains these coding sequences:
- the lepA gene encoding translation elongation factor 4, with product MLSRDRIRNFSIISHVDHGKSTLSDRILELTHAVDPRLMREQYLDSMDLERERGITIKAQNVRVHFKGHVLHLIDTPGHVDFGYEVSRSLAACEGAVLLVDASQGIQAQTLATCYQAIEHDLEIVAALNKIDLPAAEPDKYAGEIERVLGIPGDSIVRISAKTGAGVEELLDAVVARVPAPSGDPDMPLRALIFDSSYDQYRGVVSSIRVTEGVLRARSKVRYMQAGFSQEVEEIGVRAPIPTPVDELGPGEVGYLIAGIKDVGQARSGETVTDAARPAAEPLAGYRDPKPMVFCGLYPIDGDELPALREALDKLRLNDSSFTFEPESSGALGFGFRCGFLGLLHMEIVRERLEREFDLSLIATAPSVAYVAHLTDGGDLRFDNPSEMPDPSKLDHIDEPVLRATLIVPSEYTGTVMDLCQTRRGELVRMEYLSPERLELIYRIPLAEVVVDFFDQLKSRTKGYASLDYEADGYDTANLVKVDLLINHMPVDAFSTVVHRSQADTYGRRMTEKLRELIPRQLFDVPIQAAVGGRVVARETVKAKRKDVLAKCYGGDITRKRKLLERQKEGKKKMKAIGRVEVPQEAFISALRLED from the coding sequence GTGTTGAGCCGCGACCGTATCCGCAACTTCTCGATCATCAGCCACGTCGACCACGGGAAGTCGACCCTGTCGGACCGCATCCTCGAGCTGACCCACGCCGTCGACCCCCGCCTCATGCGGGAGCAGTACCTCGACTCCATGGACCTGGAGCGTGAGCGGGGGATCACGATCAAGGCCCAGAACGTCCGGGTCCACTTCAAGGGCCACGTCCTGCACCTCATCGACACCCCCGGCCACGTGGACTTCGGCTACGAGGTCAGCAGGTCCCTGGCCGCGTGTGAGGGCGCCGTGCTCCTGGTGGACGCCTCGCAGGGGATCCAGGCCCAGACCCTCGCCACGTGCTACCAGGCCATCGAGCACGACCTCGAGATCGTGGCGGCCCTCAACAAGATCGACCTGCCCGCGGCGGAGCCCGACAAGTACGCCGGGGAGATCGAGCGGGTGCTCGGCATCCCGGGGGACTCGATCGTGCGCATCTCCGCCAAGACGGGGGCGGGGGTCGAGGAGCTGCTCGACGCCGTCGTGGCCCGGGTGCCGGCCCCCTCGGGCGATCCGGACATGCCGCTGCGGGCCCTCATCTTCGACTCGTCCTACGACCAGTACCGCGGGGTGGTGAGCTCGATCCGGGTGACCGAGGGCGTGCTGCGGGCCCGGTCGAAGGTGCGCTACATGCAGGCCGGCTTCTCCCAGGAGGTGGAGGAGATCGGTGTGCGCGCCCCGATCCCCACGCCCGTCGACGAGCTGGGTCCCGGCGAGGTCGGGTACCTCATCGCCGGCATCAAGGACGTGGGCCAGGCCCGCTCGGGTGAGACCGTCACCGACGCGGCGCGCCCCGCGGCCGAGCCGCTCGCGGGCTACCGCGACCCCAAGCCGATGGTGTTCTGCGGCCTCTACCCGATCGACGGGGACGAGCTGCCCGCCCTGCGCGAGGCGCTCGACAAGCTCCGGCTCAACGACTCCAGCTTCACCTTCGAGCCCGAGTCCTCGGGCGCGCTCGGCTTCGGGTTCCGGTGCGGCTTCCTGGGCCTGTTGCACATGGAGATCGTGCGCGAGCGCCTCGAGCGGGAGTTCGACCTGTCGCTCATCGCCACCGCCCCGTCGGTGGCGTACGTGGCGCACCTGACCGACGGCGGCGACCTGCGGTTCGACAACCCGAGCGAGATGCCCGACCCGAGCAAGCTCGACCACATCGACGAGCCCGTCCTGCGGGCGACGCTGATCGTGCCGTCGGAGTACACCGGCACGGTCATGGACCTGTGCCAGACGCGCCGCGGCGAGCTGGTGCGCATGGAGTACCTGTCGCCCGAGCGCCTCGAGCTCATCTACCGCATCCCCCTGGCCGAAGTCGTGGTGGACTTCTTCGACCAGCTGAAGAGCCGGACCAAGGGCTACGCCAGCCTCGACTACGAGGCCGACGGGTACGACACCGCCAACCTCGTGAAGGTCGACCTCCTCATCAACCACATGCCGGTGGACGCCTTCTCCACGGTGGTGCACCGCTCGCAGGCCGACACCTACGGACGGCGCATGACCGAGAAGTTGCGCGAGCTCATCCCGCGCCAGCTGTTCGACGTGCCCATCCAGGCCGCCGTGGGGGGCCGGGTCGTGGCCCGGGAGACGGTCAAGGCCAAGCGCAAGGACGTCCTGGCCAAGTGCTACGGCGGGGACATCACCCGCAAGCGCAAGCTCCTCGAGCGCCAGAAGGAGGGGAAGAAGAAGATGAAGGCCATCGGGCGGGTCGAGGTGCCCCAGGAGGCCTTCATCTCGGCCCTCCGGCTCGAGGACTGA
- the rpsT gene encoding 30S ribosomal protein S20 — protein MANIKSQIKRNRQSERRRLRNKAVRSEMRTRTKTAVVAMDSGAEDADAALRAAVKRIDKAAANGVIHKNQAANRKSRLMRRAGAAGGA, from the coding sequence GTGGCGAACATCAAGAGCCAGATCAAGCGGAACCGCCAGAGCGAACGGCGGCGCCTGCGCAACAAGGCGGTGCGCTCGGAGATGCGCACGCGCACCAAGACGGCCGTGGTCGCCATGGACTCCGGGGCCGAGGACGCCGACGCCGCCCTGCGGGCCGCCGTCAAGCGCATCGACAAGGCCGCCGCCAACGGCGTGATCCACAAGAACCAGGCCGCCAACCGCAAGTCGCGCCTCATGCGGCGGGCCGGCGCGGCGGGCGGCGCCTGA
- the holA gene encoding DNA polymerase III subunit delta produces MSAAPSPGTAPAGDGPGPAYLVRGDDASLVGQRAHDLLATLVGANDPAMVVEEHGGPGADELEVGLVVDALTTPPFLTDRRIVVVRDAGRLAAADGARLVACLDDALPGVCLVLVAGGGTIPAGLVKAVERHGTVIDTAVGTGRARTQWLVERLHEGPVKLDARAGARLGEHLGGDVSRLRGMLESLAAAYGEGASIDVERLEPFLGEAGAVAPWDLSDAIDAGTTAEALVALRRLFSAGGMHPLQVMAVLHRHFQAMLRLDGAGVTTPEAAAACLGTRSVYPAKKALEQGRRLGPVGIGRAMTLLADADLDVRGRSALPEETVLEVLVGRLSRLGAGRESSARRPRAGSSRRRS; encoded by the coding sequence ATGAGCGCGGCCCCGTCGCCGGGCACCGCCCCGGCCGGGGACGGTCCGGGGCCGGCGTACCTCGTGCGCGGCGACGACGCCTCGCTGGTGGGCCAGCGTGCGCATGACCTGCTGGCCACGCTGGTGGGTGCCAACGACCCCGCCATGGTGGTCGAGGAGCACGGCGGACCGGGCGCCGACGAGCTCGAGGTCGGTCTGGTGGTCGACGCGCTCACCACGCCGCCGTTCCTCACCGACCGGCGGATCGTGGTGGTGCGCGACGCCGGGCGCCTGGCCGCCGCCGACGGGGCCCGCCTCGTCGCCTGCCTCGACGACGCCCTCCCCGGTGTCTGCCTCGTCCTGGTCGCCGGGGGCGGGACCATCCCCGCCGGCCTGGTGAAGGCGGTCGAGCGCCACGGCACGGTGATCGACACCGCCGTGGGCACGGGCCGGGCCCGCACGCAGTGGTTGGTCGAGCGCCTGCACGAGGGGCCCGTCAAGCTCGACGCCCGGGCGGGGGCGCGCCTCGGGGAGCACCTGGGCGGCGACGTCAGCCGGTTGCGGGGGATGCTCGAGTCACTGGCGGCCGCCTACGGCGAGGGGGCGTCGATCGACGTGGAGCGGCTCGAGCCCTTCCTCGGCGAGGCCGGCGCGGTGGCGCCCTGGGACCTGTCCGACGCCATCGACGCCGGCACCACCGCCGAGGCCCTCGTCGCCCTCCGGCGCCTGTTCAGCGCGGGCGGGATGCATCCGCTGCAGGTGATGGCCGTGCTGCACCGCCACTTCCAGGCCATGCTCCGCCTCGACGGCGCGGGCGTCACCACGCCCGAAGCGGCCGCCGCCTGCCTCGGCACGCGCAGCGTGTACCCGGCGAAGAAGGCGCTCGAACAGGGGCGCCGGCTGGGCCCGGTGGGCATCGGCCGGGCGATGACGCTGCTCGCCGATGCCGATCTCGACGTGCGGGGCCGCAGCGCGCTGCCCGAGGAGACGGTGCTCGAGGTGCTGGTGGGCCGCCTCAGCCGGCTCGGCGCCGGGAGGGAGTCCTCGGCCCGCCGGCCCCGGGCGGGGTCGTCGCGCCGGCGGTCCTGA
- the folP gene encoding dihydropteroate synthase, whose translation MGILNRTPDSFFDKGATFALDALLARADELVAAGADILDVGGVKAGPGPEVTEAEELDRVVPAIAALHARVDVPVSVDTWRASVARESYAAGAVMGNDISGFADPDYLAAAAAAGAAVVATHIRIGPRIADPDPHYDDVVASVRTFLEDRAARARAAGLAADRVVLDAGLDLGKTAAQSLELLRASDVLAGLGYPLLLSASNKPFLGVTLDLAVDRRGEASLSAAAIGVALGCRIVRAHDVSGTRRVCDAVAAVLEAP comes from the coding sequence ATGGGCATCTTGAACCGCACCCCCGACTCCTTCTTCGACAAGGGCGCCACGTTCGCCCTCGACGCCCTGCTGGCGCGCGCCGACGAGCTCGTGGCCGCCGGTGCCGACATCCTCGACGTCGGCGGGGTGAAGGCCGGCCCCGGCCCCGAGGTCACCGAGGCCGAGGAGCTCGACCGCGTCGTGCCGGCGATCGCCGCCCTGCACGCCCGGGTCGACGTGCCCGTGTCGGTCGACACGTGGCGGGCCTCGGTGGCGCGCGAGTCGTACGCGGCGGGGGCGGTCATGGGCAACGACATCAGCGGGTTCGCCGACCCGGACTACCTCGCTGCTGCCGCCGCCGCCGGCGCGGCGGTCGTGGCCACCCACATCCGCATCGGGCCGCGCATCGCCGACCCCGACCCGCACTACGACGACGTGGTGGCCTCGGTGCGCACCTTCCTCGAGGACCGTGCCGCCCGGGCCCGGGCCGCGGGGCTCGCCGCCGACCGCGTCGTCCTCGACGCCGGGCTCGACCTCGGCAAGACGGCGGCGCAGTCGCTGGAGCTGCTGCGCGCCTCCGACGTCCTCGCCGGCCTCGGGTACCCGTTGCTGCTGTCGGCGTCGAACAAGCCGTTCCTGGGCGTGACGCTCGACCTCGCCGTCGACCGCAGGGGAGAGGCCTCGCTCTCGGCGGCGGCCATCGGCGTGGCGCTCGGCTGCCGGATCGTGCGCGCCCACGACGTCTCCGGGACGCGGCGCGTGTGCGACGCCGTGGCGGCCGTGCTCGAGGCGCCATGA
- a CDS encoding tetratricopeptide repeat protein, translating to MIDVTDATFEQDVLVRSDQVPVVVDLWAPWCGPCRTLGPILEKVVGAKGGTVELVKVNVDENPRVSTTFQVQSIPAVYAVRDRQVVDGFVGALPEAQVTDFVNRLVPEPSEVDTLVAAGDEASLRRALELEPDHPGAVLSMARLHVDRGEPQEALRVLARVPETPEVRQLAAEARLAAQQVAVPADGVDVLLDALLPKVKDDEAARQEFLDLLETLGPDDPRAASYRKALATRLF from the coding sequence GTGATCGATGTCACCGATGCCACCTTCGAGCAGGACGTTCTCGTGCGGTCCGACCAGGTCCCCGTGGTGGTCGACCTGTGGGCGCCGTGGTGCGGGCCGTGCCGGACGCTCGGGCCGATCCTGGAGAAGGTGGTCGGCGCCAAGGGCGGCACGGTCGAGCTGGTGAAGGTCAACGTGGACGAGAACCCCCGGGTGTCGACCACGTTCCAGGTCCAGTCGATCCCCGCCGTGTACGCCGTCAGGGACCGCCAGGTGGTCGACGGGTTCGTCGGCGCCCTGCCCGAGGCCCAGGTCACGGACTTCGTGAACCGGCTGGTGCCCGAGCCCTCGGAGGTCGACACCCTCGTGGCGGCCGGCGACGAGGCCTCGCTGCGGCGGGCGCTCGAGCTCGAGCCCGACCACCCCGGCGCCGTGCTGTCGATGGCCCGGCTGCACGTCGACCGGGGCGAGCCGCAGGAGGCCCTGCGGGTGCTCGCCCGCGTCCCCGAGACTCCCGAGGTCCGGCAACTGGCGGCCGAGGCCCGCCTGGCGGCGCAGCAGGTCGCGGTGCCCGCCGACGGGGTCGACGTGCTGCTCGACGCCCTGCTGCCGAAGGTGAAGGACGACGAGGCGGCCCGCCAGGAGTTCCTGGACCTCCTCGAGACGCTCGGCCCCGACGACCCGCGCGCGGCGTCCTACCGCAAGGCCCTCGCCACCCGCCTGTTCTGA